The Acetivibrio saccincola genome window below encodes:
- a CDS encoding transposase, with translation MNEEVALEKLYELKDKWGKSYPFAIRSWENNWNVLSPFYKFPEEIRKIIYTTNVIEGLHLLKKCFFLKS, from the coding sequence ATTAATGAAGAGGTTGCCTTAGAGAAGCTTTATGAATTAAAGGATAAATGGGGTAAAAGCTATCCTTTTGCGATACGGAGCTGGGAAAATAACTGGAATGTACTAAGTCCATTCTATAAGTTCCCGGAAGAAATCCGAAAGATTATCTATACAACTAATGTCATTGAAGGATTACACCTTTTAAAGAAATGTTTTTTCCTGAAGTCATAG
- a CDS encoding ATP-binding protein — MKKAVVNQTECVACGVCEKVCPRQAITIFHGIYANVNEDLCVGCKKCEKTCPASVIQVLQKEAAS; from the coding sequence ATGAAAAAAGCAGTAGTAAATCAAACAGAATGCGTGGCTTGCGGAGTTTGTGAGAAAGTTTGTCCGCGTCAGGCCATAACCATATTTCATGGAATTTACGCAAATGTCAATGAAGATTTATGTGTCGGATGTAAAAAGTGTGAGAAAACCTGTCCTGCTTCAGTAATTCAGGTTTTACAAAAGGAGGCTGCGTCATGA
- a CDS encoding 4Fe-4S binding protein, producing MKKWNEYLWIFSAVYLVSGFFNILFAWIGMICFVTPLLLSILGKGKIYCNSYCGRGQLFELLGGRLNLSSNRNIPAFIRSKWFRYGFLAFFMTMFGIMVFSTYLVYNGTNNLKEVVTLLWTIKLPWNWAYTGTVSPWIAQFAFGFYSVMLTSTILGLLTMFFFKPRSWCVYCPMGTMTQGISMLKYRRMVNQNGAASKRNS from the coding sequence ATGAAAAAATGGAATGAATATTTATGGATATTCTCTGCAGTATATTTGGTTTCAGGTTTTTTCAATATTTTATTTGCCTGGATAGGGATGATTTGCTTTGTTACTCCGTTATTGCTTTCCATATTAGGTAAAGGTAAAATATATTGTAACAGCTATTGTGGAAGGGGACAGTTATTTGAATTGTTAGGAGGCAGGTTAAATCTATCTTCAAATCGCAACATTCCTGCATTTATAAGAAGCAAATGGTTTCGCTACGGCTTTTTAGCATTTTTTATGACTATGTTTGGTATAATGGTTTTCTCTACCTATTTGGTTTATAATGGAACTAATAACTTGAAAGAAGTTGTTACCCTTTTATGGACAATTAAACTTCCCTGGAATTGGGCATATACCGGTACGGTATCACCTTGGATAGCCCAATTTGCTTTTGGATTTTACAGTGTTATGCTTACGTCTACAATTTTGGGACTTTTAACAATGTTTTTCTTCAAACCCCGCTCATGGTGCGTTTATTGTCCCATGGGTACAATGACTCAAGGGATAAGCATGCTAAAGTACAGAAGGATGGTGAATCAAAATGGAGCAGCAAGCAAAAGAAATAGCTGA
- a CDS encoding ArsR/SmtB family transcription factor, with translation MEQQAKEIAELLKVMANQHRLMILCYLIERPMNVSEIHEKIPVISQSALSQNLAMLKAHGILDSNKYGLQNVYHIKDDRIKKIIQVLRETYCNPKV, from the coding sequence ATGGAGCAGCAAGCAAAAGAAATAGCTGAATTGCTTAAAGTTATGGCAAATCAGCATAGATTAATGATATTATGCTATTTGATAGAAAGACCAATGAATGTTAGTGAAATACACGAAAAAATACCTGTTATATCTCAATCGGCTTTATCTCAAAATTTAGCCATGCTAAAGGCACACGGTATTTTAGACTCTAACAAATACGGTCTTCAGAACGTTTATCATATAAAGGATGACAGGATTAAAAAGATTATTCAAGTACTCAGAGAAACCTATTGTAACCCAAAAGTATAA
- a CDS encoding UPF0236 family transposase-like protein — protein sequence MRELTLKKVNKKRKVLKNVRYFGGVYNNSEDLWLEVSECIYKQYDVDFLETVYISGNGASWIRQGVSWLSK from the coding sequence ATGAGGGAATTGACTTTAAAAAAAGTAAATAAGAAGAGAAAAGTATTAAAGAATGTTCGATATTTTGGGGGTGTGTATAATAATTCAGAAGATTTGTGGCTTGAAGTATCGGAATGTATATATAAACAATATGACGTTGATTTTTTAGAGACGGTGTATATATCAGGAAATGGGGCGTCATGGATAAGGCAAGGAGTTAGCTGGCTTTCAAAATGA